The proteins below are encoded in one region of Tessaracoccus aquimaris:
- a CDS encoding LacI family DNA-binding transcriptional regulator, translating into MTQQREKDPTITDVARASGVSIATVSRVLNGHPSVAPELAERVLAAAKEISYRPNGAGRALRRQRSDLLAAIVPDVRNPFFVRLLEAFEKVANAEGYSVVLCNTREEPARERASIETVIAHRVSGVLIAAASPKPSHLRPFDRAGIPVITVDRTVAGFGGDSIAVDNRMIGHLAADHLLEQGRFSPMVLNHTTDISPMREREEGFRAAMAAAGHPVPDARVFSLPFHEDRPAEVARLIAATDADAIFAATNTLTGEAFSALRSQGRAIGPEVGLVGVDDDRWNLMVEPQVTVVEQPSEELGRWAGQLLATRARGGQMTNARIILDPVLKPRASSLRTDGGVVVI; encoded by the coding sequence ATGACGCAGCAGCGCGAGAAGGATCCCACGATCACCGACGTGGCCCGTGCCTCAGGGGTGTCCATCGCGACCGTGTCCCGGGTGCTGAACGGCCATCCCAGCGTCGCACCTGAACTCGCGGAACGGGTGCTGGCCGCGGCGAAGGAGATCAGCTATCGGCCCAACGGTGCGGGCCGTGCGTTGCGCCGTCAGCGCTCCGACCTGCTGGCCGCGATCGTGCCGGACGTGCGCAACCCATTCTTCGTCCGCCTCCTTGAAGCATTCGAGAAGGTGGCCAACGCCGAGGGCTACTCGGTGGTGCTGTGCAACACACGCGAGGAACCAGCCAGGGAGCGGGCCTCGATAGAGACGGTGATCGCGCACCGGGTCTCGGGCGTGCTGATCGCGGCCGCCTCCCCGAAGCCGAGCCACCTGCGACCGTTCGACCGGGCGGGTATTCCTGTGATCACCGTCGACCGTACCGTCGCCGGCTTCGGCGGCGACTCCATCGCGGTCGACAACCGCATGATCGGTCACCTCGCCGCAGATCATCTGCTGGAGCAGGGGCGGTTCTCGCCGATGGTGCTGAACCATACGACGGACATCTCTCCGATGCGCGAACGTGAGGAGGGCTTCCGCGCGGCGATGGCGGCCGCCGGACATCCCGTCCCGGATGCACGGGTCTTCTCACTCCCGTTCCATGAAGACCGGCCCGCTGAGGTTGCCCGTCTGATCGCCGCGACGGATGCCGACGCCATCTTCGCCGCGACCAACACCCTGACCGGTGAGGCCTTCTCCGCGCTGCGGAGCCAAGGTAGGGCGATCGGGCCTGAGGTCGGCCTGGTTGGCGTCGATGACGACCGCTGGAACCTGATGGTCGAACCGCAGGTCACGGTCGTGGAGCAGCCGTCTGAGGAGCTGGGCCGCTGGGCGGGGCAGTTGCTGGCGACGAGGGCGCGCGGTGGCCAGATGACCAACGCGAGGATCATCCTCGACCCGGTGCTGAAGCCGAGGGCCAGTTCGCTGCGGACCGACGGAGGAGTCGTCGTCATCTGA
- a CDS encoding GH116 family glycosyl-hydrolase: protein MTTWNPNDHPAVAMPLGGIGTGSIALGSDGGFRQAQLINVGTHHGDLPGTFMALRVQQLEPILNQTMVLQAERDDPGAHGRPATPMVNDDLVPAWQRDLIAAHGGTSTSMTATYPVADVTHDTGGPIVVKVKAVSPLVPGDADASGLPAILVDVELVNTSEVTAWTWLAFAAHNAVGLDPHLNPRGVRAPGYGGNVNRFRRSGTRADLVMDNPSVAPSSPWSGQQVLSCEADRVVALPCFEDPDELFDFLRVLAPWGDQTVLGVAPWVQVGQQSGPEPRFGPSPQGSTWLGALVAHNEIPGDSSVTVRFVLAWHFPNRYVDFVQYGPDRPEVGPTRFWIGNHYATRFPDALAVADDALNNWDAHWKDTGRWVDALNAVDLPERWRTHLAAQPIPLRTPTTFRTHDGNFYGYEGLLGESTLMWSGDVGGACPLNCTHVWNYAQAGAALFPALERSMRETELDLMQAPSGALPHRVHLPRYLRQHGDGPVGAPDQPALDGMCGAVLKTDRELRRGAVDLEWIRSRWAGIERLMGHIATTWDPDDTGLLHGIQPSTYDIGLHGANTYMGTYWLAALRAAEELARLIGEDLLAQGWRARFERSSAALDEACFSGGYYVQVPDPDLPDMHQWGRGCLADQLIGQWWAHELELGYLLPEDHVREALANVVRHNLLDDAGTETQRPYAMRGERGLVLCTWPDGGRPEVPTLYCDEVWTGVEYQVAAHCVREGLLGEAEAIADAVWTRHDGRRRNPFNEIECGDHYVRAMSGWSLFEASLGLSWNQIDGTLRVGRDGSYPILTGEGWGTAVVRQDSVDLRCHRGRLKVRAVVRGEDGARFRVAADLGVDDGPLVVER from the coding sequence ATGACGACCTGGAACCCGAACGACCATCCGGCCGTCGCCATGCCGCTCGGCGGCATCGGGACAGGCTCCATCGCCTTGGGCTCCGACGGCGGCTTTCGGCAGGCCCAGCTGATTAACGTCGGTACGCACCACGGCGACCTGCCTGGCACGTTCATGGCGCTCCGGGTCCAGCAGTTGGAGCCGATCCTGAACCAGACCATGGTGCTCCAGGCCGAGCGCGATGATCCCGGCGCACACGGCAGGCCCGCAACCCCCATGGTCAACGACGACCTGGTCCCTGCCTGGCAGCGTGACCTGATCGCTGCCCACGGGGGGACCAGCACATCGATGACCGCGACCTATCCGGTCGCGGATGTCACCCACGACACCGGCGGCCCGATTGTGGTCAAGGTCAAGGCCGTCTCGCCGCTGGTCCCTGGCGACGCCGACGCGTCGGGGCTGCCAGCCATCCTGGTCGACGTCGAACTCGTCAACACCTCGGAGGTGACAGCCTGGACGTGGCTCGCGTTCGCGGCGCACAACGCGGTCGGGCTCGACCCCCATCTGAACCCGCGCGGCGTGCGCGCCCCGGGATACGGCGGCAACGTGAACCGCTTCCGCCGCTCCGGGACAAGAGCAGACCTGGTGATGGACAACCCCAGCGTGGCGCCGTCGTCACCGTGGTCCGGCCAGCAGGTCCTCTCCTGCGAAGCGGACCGGGTGGTCGCGCTGCCCTGTTTCGAGGACCCCGACGAGTTGTTCGACTTCCTCCGGGTGCTCGCCCCCTGGGGCGACCAGACGGTGCTCGGCGTCGCGCCGTGGGTGCAGGTCGGGCAGCAGAGTGGGCCTGAGCCACGGTTCGGGCCAAGTCCGCAGGGCTCAACCTGGCTGGGCGCGCTCGTCGCTCACAACGAGATCCCGGGGGATTCCAGCGTCACGGTGCGCTTCGTGCTCGCCTGGCACTTCCCCAACCGCTACGTCGACTTCGTCCAGTACGGACCCGACCGACCCGAGGTCGGCCCCACGAGGTTCTGGATCGGCAACCACTACGCAACCCGGTTCCCCGATGCCCTGGCCGTCGCGGACGACGCGCTCAACAACTGGGACGCACACTGGAAAGACACCGGTCGGTGGGTCGACGCCCTGAACGCCGTCGACCTCCCGGAACGGTGGCGCACCCACCTGGCGGCCCAACCCATACCGCTGCGCACCCCGACCACCTTCAGGACCCACGACGGCAACTTCTACGGCTACGAGGGGCTGCTGGGGGAGTCGACCCTGATGTGGTCGGGTGACGTCGGGGGTGCCTGCCCGCTGAACTGCACACACGTGTGGAACTACGCCCAGGCCGGGGCCGCCCTGTTCCCTGCTCTCGAACGGTCGATGCGCGAGACTGAGCTCGACCTGATGCAGGCGCCTTCGGGGGCGCTGCCGCATCGGGTCCACCTACCCCGATACCTGAGGCAGCACGGCGACGGCCCCGTGGGTGCCCCTGACCAGCCGGCCCTCGACGGCATGTGCGGCGCGGTCCTCAAGACCGACCGCGAGCTTCGCCGCGGCGCGGTGGACCTGGAATGGATCCGGTCGCGCTGGGCGGGGATCGAAAGGCTGATGGGGCACATTGCCACCACGTGGGATCCAGACGACACGGGCCTCCTGCACGGAATCCAGCCGAGCACCTACGACATCGGCTTGCACGGAGCCAACACCTACATGGGTACCTACTGGCTGGCGGCGCTGAGGGCGGCCGAGGAGCTGGCGCGCCTGATCGGTGAAGATCTTCTCGCGCAGGGCTGGCGCGCGCGCTTTGAGCGCTCCTCGGCCGCCCTTGACGAAGCCTGCTTCTCCGGTGGCTACTACGTTCAGGTGCCAGATCCGGACCTGCCGGACATGCATCAGTGGGGTAGGGGCTGCCTGGCAGACCAACTGATCGGCCAGTGGTGGGCGCACGAACTGGAGCTCGGCTACCTCCTGCCCGAGGACCACGTCCGCGAAGCCCTTGCCAATGTGGTTCGCCACAACCTCCTCGATGACGCAGGGACCGAGACGCAGCGGCCTTATGCGATGCGGGGGGAACGTGGACTGGTGCTGTGCACGTGGCCGGACGGAGGCCGCCCGGAGGTTCCGACGCTGTACTGTGACGAGGTGTGGACCGGGGTGGAATACCAGGTCGCGGCACACTGCGTGCGGGAGGGGCTTCTGGGTGAAGCCGAGGCCATCGCGGACGCAGTATGGACTCGGCACGACGGTCGGCGTCGGAATCCCTTCAACGAGATCGAATGCGGCGACCACTACGTCAGGGCCATGTCCGGCTGGAGCCTGTTCGAAGCATCCCTAGGGCTCAGCTGGAATCAGATCGACGGGACGCTTCGGGTCGGGCGCGACGGTAGCTACCCGATCCTGACTGGAGAGGGATGGGGAACTGCAGTGGTCCGTCAGGATTCGGTTGATTTGCGCTGCCACCGAGGTCGGCTCAAGGTGCGTGCCGTTGTGCGTGGCGAGGACGGAGCGCGCTTCCGGGTGGCCGCAGATCTCGGCGTCGACGATGGACCGCTTGTGGTGGAGCGGTGA
- a CDS encoding carbohydrate ABC transporter permease, with amino-acid sequence MVDPRRPEGHRRGRVHRGGTVPARLDGHRRFQGEDRGHPNPFQFFPEVWKWENYAQILADPTFTRTLLWTLLGALLFTVLSLSVNSLAAYAFARLEFRFKKTLWVLVITTMFIPGMTILLTSFIVVTKLHMLDTLAVLVVPGAASAASVFFIRQFYLNIPSSLEEAAMLDGCGRIRIFFSLFLPLSKPPFVVMGITAFLAYWNSYVWPILTITSPDKYVLQQYLATFRSERNTELGLLMAGSTLAALPVVILFLIFQRQIIGNIKMAGLK; translated from the coding sequence ATGGTGGATCCGCGCCGTCCTGAAGGGCATCGTCGGGGCCGTGTACATCGCGGCGGCACTGTTCCCGCTCGCCTGGATGGTCATCGCCGGTTTCAAGGCGAAGACCGAGGTCATCCAAACCCCTTCCAGTTCTTCCCAGAGGTCTGGAAGTGGGAGAACTACGCCCAGATCCTGGCCGACCCGACGTTCACCCGCACCCTCCTGTGGACCCTGCTCGGCGCGCTGCTGTTCACGGTGCTGAGCCTGAGCGTCAACTCGCTGGCCGCTTACGCCTTCGCACGCCTCGAGTTCCGGTTCAAGAAGACCCTCTGGGTGCTGGTGATCACCACCATGTTCATCCCGGGCATGACCATCCTGCTGACCAGCTTCATCGTGGTCACGAAACTCCACATGCTCGACACCCTCGCCGTGCTGGTCGTGCCCGGGGCTGCGAGCGCCGCGAGCGTCTTCTTCATCCGCCAGTTCTACCTCAACATCCCCTCCTCCCTCGAAGAGGCCGCGATGCTCGACGGCTGCGGCCGGATCCGCATCTTCTTCAGCCTGTTCCTCCCCCTGTCGAAACCCCCCTTCGTGGTCATGGGCATCACGGCCTTCCTGGCCTACTGGAACTCCTACGTCTGGCCCATCCTGACCATCACGTCCCCGGACAAGTACGTGCTGCAGCAGTACCTGGCGACCTTCCGGTCCGAGCGCAACACCGAGCTGGGGCTCCTGATGGCCGGCTCGACGCTCGCGGCCCTCCCCGTGGTCATCCTCTTCCTGATCTTCCAGCGCCAGATCATCGGCAACATCAAGATGGCGGGCCTCAAATGA
- a CDS encoding carbohydrate ABC transporter permease codes for MTTATARPERDARKRHARYQYRDSKVAYLLLLPVVILLGIFVIWPAVYAGYLSFQNWSFYKAPEFVGLDNFLAVLKDPLFWATIRRGFLFVLMTVPVMLVLAFFFASLVVAVSRRFATVLKVSIYIPTIISTVIASIVFVLIYDYSGGLLNWFLGYFGIDPIAWIGDPAWALLAVAVPAIWLGLGLTSLIMVAAMVDIPMEFYEAAAMEGAGWWQKTRYITIPQMKNVLLYLLITGFVAAIQQFELPLIMTGGGPLDSTTLPNLFIFNHFRNDINVGYSIAAALLLFVVLGTVSALVFKVLNSEKLVD; via the coding sequence ATGACAACCGCCACAGCGCGTCCAGAGCGCGACGCCAGAAAGCGCCATGCCAGATACCAGTACCGCGACTCGAAGGTTGCCTACCTGCTGCTGTTGCCGGTCGTGATCCTGCTCGGCATCTTCGTGATCTGGCCGGCCGTCTACGCCGGCTACCTGTCCTTCCAGAACTGGAGCTTCTACAAGGCCCCTGAGTTCGTGGGCCTCGACAACTTCCTCGCGGTCCTGAAGGACCCGCTGTTCTGGGCCACTATCCGCCGCGGCTTCCTCTTCGTCCTGATGACCGTCCCCGTCATGCTGGTGCTCGCCTTCTTCTTTGCGAGCCTCGTGGTGGCCGTCTCGCGGCGTTTCGCGACGGTTCTGAAGGTCAGCATCTACATCCCGACCATCATCTCGACGGTGATCGCGTCGATCGTGTTCGTGCTGATCTACGACTACTCCGGCGGCCTGCTCAACTGGTTCCTGGGCTACTTCGGCATCGACCCCATCGCTTGGATCGGCGACCCGGCCTGGGCGCTGCTGGCTGTGGCTGTGCCCGCTATCTGGCTCGGCCTCGGCCTGACGTCCCTGATCATGGTCGCGGCGATGGTCGACATCCCTATGGAGTTCTACGAGGCGGCCGCGATGGAGGGGGCCGGGTGGTGGCAGAAGACGCGCTACATCACGATCCCGCAGATGAAGAACGTCCTGCTGTATCTGCTGATCACGGGGTTCGTGGCGGCCATCCAGCAGTTCGAGCTCCCGCTGATCATGACCGGCGGCGGCCCGCTCGACTCGACTACTCTGCCGAACCTCTTCATCTTCAACCACTTCCGCAACGACATCAACGTCGGATACTCCATCGCCGCGGCGCTGCTGCTGTTCGTGGTGCTCGGGACCGTCTCCGCGCTGGTGTTCAAGGTGCTCAACTCCGAAAAGTTGGTGGACTGA
- a CDS encoding ABC transporter substrate-binding protein: MTNNISRRTLLGATGGLAAVSVLAACGSGTPGEPAPTDTGGGGTGGSAAAVTTIQFWHRTFTPVENKWYESIIEQFNKAQTAVKVVGTEVPADAWDQKMKSAQAAGKAPDVYTHPGAIQDAVNAGQLFKLNDVMSAESLGEIMDSAKPVSAVGEDYYAYPLLLEPQAVLFWNKDMLTAAGLDPEKGPETWDDLFALCEKIKPTLKKGQYCISPAGDAPTFAWSSVGQQFNFNNHLALKDDWTAAAVQEPGYKALIEVYKTLWDNEYMPKQILAAYVEGKDFGEQKCAFKVSGSWMMSEIGSDYPDLLTKTGIGKVPSSPDAGGRTTTTLGNFKWVIDAKTKNSQAAGDFLSWAIAGDPANLVPFFVDTQFTKVPVRKSVQEAVAKDEKAADAPWSEIVTNEIAPDAIPEPTYPWDVSLAVGTAMEAGMKGASSIDDALATATAAIKTVIDREKLPEKAPKQ; this comes from the coding sequence ATGACCAACAACATTTCGAGGCGCACACTGCTCGGCGCGACCGGAGGTCTCGCAGCCGTCAGCGTCCTGGCAGCCTGCGGCTCGGGAACTCCCGGCGAGCCGGCCCCGACCGACACAGGAGGCGGCGGAACCGGAGGCAGCGCGGCCGCTGTAACCACCATCCAGTTCTGGCACCGCACGTTCACCCCGGTCGAGAACAAGTGGTACGAGTCGATCATCGAACAGTTCAACAAGGCCCAGACCGCCGTGAAGGTGGTGGGTACCGAGGTGCCTGCGGATGCCTGGGATCAGAAGATGAAGTCGGCGCAGGCAGCTGGCAAGGCTCCAGACGTCTACACCCACCCAGGCGCCATCCAGGACGCGGTCAACGCGGGCCAGCTCTTCAAGCTCAACGACGTGATGTCGGCTGAGTCCCTCGGGGAAATCATGGACTCGGCCAAACCCGTCTCGGCCGTCGGCGAGGACTACTACGCCTACCCGCTGCTCCTTGAGCCGCAGGCGGTCCTCTTCTGGAACAAGGACATGCTGACCGCGGCCGGGCTCGATCCCGAGAAGGGACCCGAGACCTGGGACGACCTCTTCGCTCTGTGCGAGAAGATCAAGCCCACCCTCAAGAAGGGCCAGTACTGCATCTCGCCCGCAGGTGACGCCCCGACGTTCGCCTGGTCGAGCGTGGGCCAGCAGTTCAACTTCAACAACCACCTGGCTCTGAAGGACGACTGGACGGCTGCCGCCGTGCAGGAGCCCGGTTACAAGGCCCTGATCGAGGTCTACAAGACCCTCTGGGACAACGAATACATGCCCAAGCAGATCCTCGCCGCCTACGTCGAGGGCAAGGACTTCGGCGAGCAGAAGTGTGCGTTCAAGGTGTCCGGCTCCTGGATGATGTCCGAGATCGGCTCCGACTACCCGGATCTGCTCACCAAGACCGGCATCGGCAAGGTGCCCAGCTCGCCCGACGCGGGCGGCAGGACCACGACCACGCTCGGCAACTTCAAGTGGGTCATCGACGCCAAGACCAAGAACTCCCAAGCGGCAGGTGACTTCCTCTCCTGGGCCATCGCAGGCGATCCCGCCAACCTGGTGCCGTTCTTCGTCGACACCCAGTTCACCAAGGTGCCCGTGCGCAAGTCGGTGCAGGAGGCCGTCGCCAAGGACGAGAAGGCCGCCGACGCCCCCTGGTCCGAGATCGTCACCAATGAGATCGCGCCGGACGCCATCCCTGAGCCGACCTACCCGTGGGACGTGTCGTTGGCCGTCGGCACCGCGATGGAGGCCGGCATGAAGGGGGCCTCGTCGATCGACGACGCACTCGCCACCGCCACGGCCGCGATCAAGACGGTGATCGATCGCGAGAAGCTGCCCGAGAAGGCGCCCAAGCAGTAG
- a CDS encoding DUF4185 domain-containing protein, with translation MDLTRRGLLAAGTVASLATACSGGRGGAAASPVPGGFVLGSVDGVTRVAQLTGPGAINDTASVLLAGADLGHMTTVGERTWFVFGDNFGIRDADAFGGTGEVWKSNCLAWTTDDDPTDGITFDGWVLDDLEQVKEVLPGDHKPNDQVGEVTKIPTQLFAVDETMYLAYMSVTHWGEPGVWETDHAGLARSTDDGQTWEILEAVTWPGESGFVQLAQVPLTVDGVDWIYLWGIPAGRFGEVSLMRVRAQPAAVEELSSYEYFAGEVDGEATWSTDLNDAVVVLDRGTAELSVLWSSHLERWLLASMLDNGSAVLYEGLSPWGPWSEPHEILTQADTPGLYAPYLCPRYVADDGRRLFFTLSIWGPYQVYWYSMDLRRTGGD, from the coding sequence ATGGATCTGACGCGGCGGGGGCTCTTGGCGGCGGGGACGGTGGCGTCTCTCGCGACCGCCTGTTCCGGCGGCCGAGGTGGCGCCGCCGCGTCACCGGTTCCCGGTGGGTTCGTGCTCGGCTCGGTCGATGGCGTGACCCGCGTCGCGCAGCTGACGGGCCCTGGCGCGATCAACGACACGGCGAGCGTGCTGCTGGCGGGGGCTGACCTGGGTCACATGACCACCGTGGGCGAGCGCACCTGGTTCGTCTTCGGCGATAACTTCGGCATCCGTGACGCCGACGCGTTTGGCGGAACCGGCGAGGTCTGGAAGTCCAACTGCCTCGCCTGGACGACCGACGATGACCCCACCGACGGCATCACCTTCGACGGCTGGGTTCTCGACGACCTGGAACAGGTCAAGGAGGTGCTTCCGGGGGACCACAAGCCCAACGACCAGGTCGGCGAGGTGACCAAGATCCCGACCCAACTGTTCGCCGTCGACGAGACGATGTACCTCGCGTACATGTCGGTAACCCATTGGGGCGAGCCGGGCGTCTGGGAGACCGATCATGCCGGGCTCGCGAGGTCGACCGATGATGGGCAGACGTGGGAGATCCTCGAGGCAGTGACCTGGCCCGGGGAGTCCGGTTTCGTGCAACTCGCTCAGGTGCCGCTCACCGTGGACGGCGTCGACTGGATCTATCTCTGGGGGATCCCGGCCGGGCGCTTCGGCGAGGTGTCCCTGATGCGCGTGCGCGCCCAGCCCGCCGCCGTAGAGGAACTGTCCTCCTACGAGTACTTTGCAGGCGAGGTCGACGGCGAGGCGACCTGGAGCACGGACCTGAATGATGCCGTCGTGGTCCTCGACCGCGGCACGGCGGAACTGTCCGTGCTGTGGTCGAGCCACCTGGAGAGGTGGCTGCTCGCCAGCATGCTCGACAACGGATCGGCAGTCCTCTACGAGGGCCTCTCACCGTGGGGCCCGTGGAGCGAACCCCACGAGATCCTCACCCAAGCCGACACTCCGGGGCTGTACGCCCCGTACCTGTGCCCTCGCTACGTCGCCGACGACGGGCGGCGGCTCTTCTTCACGCTCTCCATCTGGGGGCCCTACCAGGTCTATTGGTACTCAATGGACCTCCGTCGAACCGGCGGGGACTGA